In a single window of the Gossypium hirsutum isolate 1008001.06 chromosome A13, Gossypium_hirsutum_v2.1, whole genome shotgun sequence genome:
- the LOC107938611 gene encoding transcriptional corepressor LEUNIG isoform X2, which yields MSQTNWEADKMLDVYIHDYLVKRDLKASAQAFQAEGKVSSDPVAIDAPGGFLFEWWSVFWDIFIARTNEKHSEVAASYIETQLIKAREQQQQQQQQQPQHQHQQQQQQQQLQMQQLLLQRHAQQQQQQQQQQQQQQQQQQQQQQQQQQQQQQQQQQQQQQQQQQQQQQQQQQQQQQQQPPQQSQQAQQPQQRRDGSQLLNGNTNGLVGNDTLIRQPAGTANAMATKMYEERLKLPHQRDSLDDAAMKQRYGDNAGQLLDPNHASILKPAAATGPPSGQVLHGTTGGMSPQVQARSQQLPGTTPDIKSEMNPVLNPRAAGPDGSLMGIPGSNQGGNNLTLKGWPLTGLDQLRGGILQPQKSFMQAPQPFHQLQMLTPQHQQLMLAQQNLTSPSGSDDNRRLRMLLNNNRTMGLGKDGLSNSVGDVVPNVSSLQAGSPLMPRGDTDILMKLKLAQLHQQQQQQQQLQQQQQQNSNSQQQQLQQHALSNQQSQSSNPSLHQQDKVGGGGSVTVDGSMSNSFRGNDQVSKNQNGRKRKQPVSSSGPANSSGTANTAGPSPSSAPSTPSTHTPGDVISMPAMPHSGSSSKPLMMFGAEGAGTLASPSNQLWDDKDLELQAEMDRFVEDGSLDDNVESFLSHDDTDPRDAVGRCMDVTKGFTFMEVNSVRASSSKVTCCHFSSDGKLLATGGHDKKAVLWYTDTLKLKSTLEEHSCLITDVRFSPSMSRLATSSFDKTVRVWEADSPGYSLRTFGGHSGNVMSLDFHPTKDDLICSCDGDGEIRYWSINNGSCARAFKGGTAPGTAQLRFQPRLGKYLAAAAENVVSILDTETQTCRHSLQGHTKLIHSVCWDPSGELLASVSEDSVRVWSFASGSEGECVHELSCNGNKFHSCVFHPSFQSLLVIGCYQSLELWNMSENKTMTLSAHEGLIAALAVSPVTRLVSSASHDKFVKLWK from the exons ATGTCTCAAACCAACTGGGAAGCTGATAAAAt GTTAGATGTATATATCCATGATTATTTAGTAAAGAGGGATTTAAAGGCTTCAGCTCAGGCTTTTCAAGCTGAAGGGAAAGTATCATCGGATCCTGTAG CTATCGATGCACCTGGAGGTTTTCTCTTTGAATGGTGGTCTGTTTTTTGGGATATATTCATTGCCAGGACTAATGAGAAGCATTCAGAGGTTGCTGCATCTTATATTGAG ACTCAATTGATTAAAGCACGGGAGCAGCAACAACAGCAACAGCAGCAGCAGCCTCAACATCAACATCAACAgcaacagcagcagcaacaacTGCAGATGCAACAGCTTTTATTGCAGAGGCATGCCCAACAACAGCAACAACAGCAGCAACAACAGCAGCAACAACAGCAACAGCAACagcaacagcagcagcagcaacagcAACAACAACAGCAACAGCAACAGCAACAGCAACAACAGCAGCAACAGCAGCAACAACAGCAGCAACAACAGCAACAGCAACAGCAGCAGCAGCCACCACAGCAGTCCCAGCAGGCACAACAGCCTCAGCAACGAAGGGACGGGTCTCAGCTCCTAAATGGCAATACAAATGGACTTGTTGGAAACGACACTCTCATACGTCAGCCTGCTGGAACTGCTAATGCCATGGCGACTAAGATGTATGAGGAAAGACTAAAATTGCCACATCAAAGGGATTCTTTGGATGATGCAGCTATGAAG CAAAGGTACGGTGACAATGCCGGCCAGCTCTTGGATCCAAATCATGCCTCGATATTGAAGCCTGCAGCTGCAACTGGTCCACCTTCCGG gcAAGTATTGCATGGTACAACTGGTGGTATGTCTCCGCAAGTTCAAGCTCGGAGTCAGCAATTGCCAGGAACAACACCG GATATAAAGAGTGAGATGAATCCAGTATTGAATCCTAGAGCTGCTGGTCCCGATGGATCTTTAATGGGAATTCCAG GGTCAAATCAAGGTGGTAATAATTTAACTTTGAAAGGATGGCCATTAACA GGACTGGACCAACTGCGCGGTGGGATCCTTCAGCCGCAAAAGTCTTTTATGCAAGCTCCTCAGCCCTTTCATCAACTTCAGATGTTGACACCACAGCACCAGCAACTCATGCTTGCTCAGCAGAATCTGACATCACCATCTGGCAGTGATGATAATAGAAGATTGAGAATGCTATTGAATAATAATCGGACCATGGGCCTCGGAAAGGATGGCCTTTCTAATTCTGTTGGTGATGTGGTTCCAAATGTATCATCTTTGCAGGCTGGCAGTCCTCTCATGCCTCGGGGAGATACAGATATTCTAATGAAG TTAAAATTAGCTCAGTTGCATCAGCagcaacagcagcagcagcaactGCAACAGCAACAGCAACAGAACAGTAACTCACAGCAACAACAGCTTCAGCAGCATGCACTTTCGAATCAACAGTCACAGAGTTCTAATCCGAGTTTACACCAACAAGATAAAGTTGGTGGAGGTGGAAGTGTCACTGTGGATGGGAGTATGTCAAACTCATTTCGAGGGAATGATCAG GTTTCAAAAAACCAGAatggaagaaagagaaaacaGCCAGTGTCTTCTTCAGGCCCTGCCAATAGCTCAGGGACAGCAAACACAGCTGGACCTTCGCCTAGTTCTGCACCTTCAACACCATCAACACACACTCCTGGAGATGTGATTTCAATGCCTGCAATGCCTCATAGTGGCAGTTCTTCCAAGCCTTTGATGATGTTTGGTGCTGAGGGTGCTGGTACACTTGCATCACCTTCAAATCAATTG TGGGATGATAAAGATCTTGAATTGCAGGCTGAAATGGATCGATTTGTGGAGGATGGATCTCTTGATGATAACGTCGAGTCTTTTTTATCCCATGATGATACGGATCCTAGAGATGCCGTTGGCCGATGTATGGATGTAACTAAAG GTTTCACATTTATGGAAGTAAATTCTGTTCGAGCAAGCAGTAGCAAAGTTACTTGCTGCCATTTCTCGTCAGACGGAAAGTTACTAGCTACTGGTGGCCATGATAAAAAG GCTGTATTATGGTACACGGACACTTTGAAGCTGAAGTCTACGCTTGAAGAACATTCATGTTTAATTACTGATGTTCGTTTCAGCCCAAGCATGTCACGCCTTGCAACATCTTCATTTGACAAAACTGTCAGAGTCTGGGAAGCTGACAGT CCTGGTTATTCGCTTCGTACATTTGGGGGCCATTCTGGTAACGTTATGTCACTTGACTTCCATCCAACTAAGGATGACCTTATCTGCTCTTGTGATGGTGATGGTGAAATACGATACTGGAGTATCAACAACGGGAGCTGTGCAAGAGCTTTCAAG GGTGGTACGGCCCCTGGTACAGCCCAATTGAGATTTCAACCTCGCCTCGGAAAATATCTTGCTGCAGCTGCTGAGAATGTTGTATCTATACTGGACACCGAGACTCAAACTTGCCGGCACTCTTTACAG GGACATACTAAACTGATCCATTCTGTATGCTGGGACCCTTCAGGTGAGCTTCTAGCATCCGTTAGTGAGGACTCTGTTCGAGTTTGGTCCTTTGCGTCAGGCAGTGAAGGGGAATGTGTTCACGAATTGAGCTGTAATGGCAACAAGTTCCACTCTTGTGTTTTCCATCCTTCGTTTCAATCACTGCTCGTTATTGGCTGTTACCAG TCTTTGGAGCTATGGAATATGTCGGAGAATAAGACCATGACATTGTCGGCTCATGAAGGACTCATTGCTGCATTGGCTGTATCACCAGTGACAAGGTTGGTTTCTTCCGCAAGTCATGACAAGTTCGTTAAACTGTGGAAGTGA
- the LOC107938611 gene encoding transcriptional corepressor LEUNIG isoform X8 — protein MSQTNWEADKMLDVYIHDYLVKRDLKASAQAFQAEGKVSSDPVAIDAPGGFLFEWWSVFWDIFIARTNEKHSEVAASYIETQLIKAREQQQQQQQQQPQHQHQQQQQQQQLQMQQLLLQRHAQQQQQQQQQQQQQQQQQQQQQQQQQQQQQQQQQQQQQQQQQQQQQQQQQQQQQQQQPPQQSQQAQQPQQRRDGSQLLNGNTNGLVGNDTLIRQPAGTANAMATKMYEERLKLPHQRDSLDDAAMKQRYGDNAGQLLDPNHASILKPAAATGPPSGQVLHGTTGGMSPQVQARSQQLPGTTPDIKSEMNPVLNPRAAGPDGSLMGIPGSNQGGNNLTLKGWPLTGLDQLRGGILQPQKSFMQAPQPFHQLQMLTPQHQQLMLAQQNLTSPSGSDDNRRLRMLLNNNRTMGLGKDGLSNSVGDVVPNVSSLQAGSPLMPRGDTDILMKLKLAQLHQQQQQQQQLQQQQQQNSNSQQQQLQQHALSNQQSQSSNPSLHQQDKVGGGGSVTVDGSMSNSFRGNDQVSKNQNGRKRKQPVSSSGPANSSGTANTAGPSPSSAPSTPSTHTPGDVISMPAMPHSGSSSKPLMMFGAEGAGTLASPSNQLAEMDRFVEDGSLDDNVESFLSHDDTDPRDAVGRCMDVTKGFTFMEVNSVRASSSKVTCCHFSSDGKLLATGGHDKKAVLWYTDTLKLKSTLEEHSCLITDVRFSPSMSRLATSSFDKTVRVWEADSPGYSLRTFGGHSGNVMSLDFHPTKDDLICSCDGDGEIRYWSINNGSCARAFKGGTAPGTAQLRFQPRLGKYLAAAAENVVSILDTETQTCRHSLQGHTKLIHSVCWDPSGELLASVSEDSVRVWSFASGSEGECVHELSCNGNKFHSCVFHPSFQSLLVIGCYQSLELWNMSENKTMTLSAHEGLIAALAVSPVTRLVSSASHDKFVKLWK, from the exons ATGTCTCAAACCAACTGGGAAGCTGATAAAAt GTTAGATGTATATATCCATGATTATTTAGTAAAGAGGGATTTAAAGGCTTCAGCTCAGGCTTTTCAAGCTGAAGGGAAAGTATCATCGGATCCTGTAG CTATCGATGCACCTGGAGGTTTTCTCTTTGAATGGTGGTCTGTTTTTTGGGATATATTCATTGCCAGGACTAATGAGAAGCATTCAGAGGTTGCTGCATCTTATATTGAG ACTCAATTGATTAAAGCACGGGAGCAGCAACAACAGCAACAGCAGCAGCAGCCTCAACATCAACATCAACAgcaacagcagcagcaacaacTGCAGATGCAACAGCTTTTATTGCAGAGGCATGCCCAACAACAGCAACAACAGCAGCAACAACAGCAGCAACAACAGCAACAGCAACagcaacagcagcagcagcaacagcAACAACAACAGCAACAGCAACAGCAACAGCAACAACAGCAGCAACAGCAGCAACAACAGCAGCAACAACAGCAACAGCAACAGCAGCAGCAGCCACCACAGCAGTCCCAGCAGGCACAACAGCCTCAGCAACGAAGGGACGGGTCTCAGCTCCTAAATGGCAATACAAATGGACTTGTTGGAAACGACACTCTCATACGTCAGCCTGCTGGAACTGCTAATGCCATGGCGACTAAGATGTATGAGGAAAGACTAAAATTGCCACATCAAAGGGATTCTTTGGATGATGCAGCTATGAAG CAAAGGTACGGTGACAATGCCGGCCAGCTCTTGGATCCAAATCATGCCTCGATATTGAAGCCTGCAGCTGCAACTGGTCCACCTTCCGG gcAAGTATTGCATGGTACAACTGGTGGTATGTCTCCGCAAGTTCAAGCTCGGAGTCAGCAATTGCCAGGAACAACACCG GATATAAAGAGTGAGATGAATCCAGTATTGAATCCTAGAGCTGCTGGTCCCGATGGATCTTTAATGGGAATTCCAG GGTCAAATCAAGGTGGTAATAATTTAACTTTGAAAGGATGGCCATTAACA GGACTGGACCAACTGCGCGGTGGGATCCTTCAGCCGCAAAAGTCTTTTATGCAAGCTCCTCAGCCCTTTCATCAACTTCAGATGTTGACACCACAGCACCAGCAACTCATGCTTGCTCAGCAGAATCTGACATCACCATCTGGCAGTGATGATAATAGAAGATTGAGAATGCTATTGAATAATAATCGGACCATGGGCCTCGGAAAGGATGGCCTTTCTAATTCTGTTGGTGATGTGGTTCCAAATGTATCATCTTTGCAGGCTGGCAGTCCTCTCATGCCTCGGGGAGATACAGATATTCTAATGAAG TTAAAATTAGCTCAGTTGCATCAGCagcaacagcagcagcagcaactGCAACAGCAACAGCAACAGAACAGTAACTCACAGCAACAACAGCTTCAGCAGCATGCACTTTCGAATCAACAGTCACAGAGTTCTAATCCGAGTTTACACCAACAAGATAAAGTTGGTGGAGGTGGAAGTGTCACTGTGGATGGGAGTATGTCAAACTCATTTCGAGGGAATGATCAG GTTTCAAAAAACCAGAatggaagaaagagaaaacaGCCAGTGTCTTCTTCAGGCCCTGCCAATAGCTCAGGGACAGCAAACACAGCTGGACCTTCGCCTAGTTCTGCACCTTCAACACCATCAACACACACTCCTGGAGATGTGATTTCAATGCCTGCAATGCCTCATAGTGGCAGTTCTTCCAAGCCTTTGATGATGTTTGGTGCTGAGGGTGCTGGTACACTTGCATCACCTTCAAATCAATTG GCTGAAATGGATCGATTTGTGGAGGATGGATCTCTTGATGATAACGTCGAGTCTTTTTTATCCCATGATGATACGGATCCTAGAGATGCCGTTGGCCGATGTATGGATGTAACTAAAG GTTTCACATTTATGGAAGTAAATTCTGTTCGAGCAAGCAGTAGCAAAGTTACTTGCTGCCATTTCTCGTCAGACGGAAAGTTACTAGCTACTGGTGGCCATGATAAAAAG GCTGTATTATGGTACACGGACACTTTGAAGCTGAAGTCTACGCTTGAAGAACATTCATGTTTAATTACTGATGTTCGTTTCAGCCCAAGCATGTCACGCCTTGCAACATCTTCATTTGACAAAACTGTCAGAGTCTGGGAAGCTGACAGT CCTGGTTATTCGCTTCGTACATTTGGGGGCCATTCTGGTAACGTTATGTCACTTGACTTCCATCCAACTAAGGATGACCTTATCTGCTCTTGTGATGGTGATGGTGAAATACGATACTGGAGTATCAACAACGGGAGCTGTGCAAGAGCTTTCAAG GGTGGTACGGCCCCTGGTACAGCCCAATTGAGATTTCAACCTCGCCTCGGAAAATATCTTGCTGCAGCTGCTGAGAATGTTGTATCTATACTGGACACCGAGACTCAAACTTGCCGGCACTCTTTACAG GGACATACTAAACTGATCCATTCTGTATGCTGGGACCCTTCAGGTGAGCTTCTAGCATCCGTTAGTGAGGACTCTGTTCGAGTTTGGTCCTTTGCGTCAGGCAGTGAAGGGGAATGTGTTCACGAATTGAGCTGTAATGGCAACAAGTTCCACTCTTGTGTTTTCCATCCTTCGTTTCAATCACTGCTCGTTATTGGCTGTTACCAG TCTTTGGAGCTATGGAATATGTCGGAGAATAAGACCATGACATTGTCGGCTCATGAAGGACTCATTGCTGCATTGGCTGTATCACCAGTGACAAGGTTGGTTTCTTCCGCAAGTCATGACAAGTTCGTTAAACTGTGGAAGTGA
- the LOC107938611 gene encoding transcriptional corepressor LEUNIG isoform X1 yields MSQTNWEADKMLDVYIHDYLVKRDLKASAQAFQAEGKVSSDPVAIDAPGGFLFEWWSVFWDIFIARTNEKHSEVAASYIETQLIKAREQQQQQQQQQPQHQHQQQQQQQQLQMQQLLLQRHAQQQQQQQQQQQQQQQQQQQQQQQQQQQQQQQQQQQQQQQQQQQQQQQQQQQQQQQQPPQQSQQAQQPQQRRDGSQLLNGNTNGLVGNDTLIRQPAGTANAMATKMYEERLKLPHQRDSLDDAAMKQRYGDNAGQLLDPNHASILKPAAATGPPSGQVLHGTTGGMSPQVQARSQQLPGTTPDIKSEMNPVLNPRAAGPDGSLMGIPGSNQGGNNLTLKGWPLTGLDQLRGGILQPQKSFMQAPQPFHQLQMLTPQHQQLMLAQQNLTSPSGSDDNRRLRMLLNNNRTMGLGKDGLSNSVGDVVPNVSSLQAGSPLMPRGDTDILMKLKLAQLHQQQQQQQQLQQQQQQNSNSQQQQLQQHALSNQQSQSSNPSLHQQDKVGGGGSVTVDGSMSNSFRGNDQVSKNQNGRKRKQPVSSSGPANSSGTANTAGPSPSSAPSTPSTHTPGDVISMPAMPHSGSSSKPLMMFGAEGAGTLASPSNQLWDDKDLELQAEMDRFVEDGSLDDNVESFLSHDDTDPRDAVGRCMDVTKGFTFMEVNSVRASSSKVTCCHFSSDGKLLATGGHDKKAVLWYTDTLKLKSTLEEHSCLITDVRFSPSMSRLATSSFDKTVRVWEADSPGYSLRTFGGHSGNVMSLDFHPTKDDLICSCDGDGEIRYWSINNGSCARAFKGGTAPGTAQLRFQPRLGKYLAAAAENVVSILDTETQTCRHSLQQGHTKLIHSVCWDPSGELLASVSEDSVRVWSFASGSEGECVHELSCNGNKFHSCVFHPSFQSLLVIGCYQSLELWNMSENKTMTLSAHEGLIAALAVSPVTRLVSSASHDKFVKLWK; encoded by the exons ATGTCTCAAACCAACTGGGAAGCTGATAAAAt GTTAGATGTATATATCCATGATTATTTAGTAAAGAGGGATTTAAAGGCTTCAGCTCAGGCTTTTCAAGCTGAAGGGAAAGTATCATCGGATCCTGTAG CTATCGATGCACCTGGAGGTTTTCTCTTTGAATGGTGGTCTGTTTTTTGGGATATATTCATTGCCAGGACTAATGAGAAGCATTCAGAGGTTGCTGCATCTTATATTGAG ACTCAATTGATTAAAGCACGGGAGCAGCAACAACAGCAACAGCAGCAGCAGCCTCAACATCAACATCAACAgcaacagcagcagcaacaacTGCAGATGCAACAGCTTTTATTGCAGAGGCATGCCCAACAACAGCAACAACAGCAGCAACAACAGCAGCAACAACAGCAACAGCAACagcaacagcagcagcagcaacagcAACAACAACAGCAACAGCAACAGCAACAGCAACAACAGCAGCAACAGCAGCAACAACAGCAGCAACAACAGCAACAGCAACAGCAGCAGCAGCCACCACAGCAGTCCCAGCAGGCACAACAGCCTCAGCAACGAAGGGACGGGTCTCAGCTCCTAAATGGCAATACAAATGGACTTGTTGGAAACGACACTCTCATACGTCAGCCTGCTGGAACTGCTAATGCCATGGCGACTAAGATGTATGAGGAAAGACTAAAATTGCCACATCAAAGGGATTCTTTGGATGATGCAGCTATGAAG CAAAGGTACGGTGACAATGCCGGCCAGCTCTTGGATCCAAATCATGCCTCGATATTGAAGCCTGCAGCTGCAACTGGTCCACCTTCCGG gcAAGTATTGCATGGTACAACTGGTGGTATGTCTCCGCAAGTTCAAGCTCGGAGTCAGCAATTGCCAGGAACAACACCG GATATAAAGAGTGAGATGAATCCAGTATTGAATCCTAGAGCTGCTGGTCCCGATGGATCTTTAATGGGAATTCCAG GGTCAAATCAAGGTGGTAATAATTTAACTTTGAAAGGATGGCCATTAACA GGACTGGACCAACTGCGCGGTGGGATCCTTCAGCCGCAAAAGTCTTTTATGCAAGCTCCTCAGCCCTTTCATCAACTTCAGATGTTGACACCACAGCACCAGCAACTCATGCTTGCTCAGCAGAATCTGACATCACCATCTGGCAGTGATGATAATAGAAGATTGAGAATGCTATTGAATAATAATCGGACCATGGGCCTCGGAAAGGATGGCCTTTCTAATTCTGTTGGTGATGTGGTTCCAAATGTATCATCTTTGCAGGCTGGCAGTCCTCTCATGCCTCGGGGAGATACAGATATTCTAATGAAG TTAAAATTAGCTCAGTTGCATCAGCagcaacagcagcagcagcaactGCAACAGCAACAGCAACAGAACAGTAACTCACAGCAACAACAGCTTCAGCAGCATGCACTTTCGAATCAACAGTCACAGAGTTCTAATCCGAGTTTACACCAACAAGATAAAGTTGGTGGAGGTGGAAGTGTCACTGTGGATGGGAGTATGTCAAACTCATTTCGAGGGAATGATCAG GTTTCAAAAAACCAGAatggaagaaagagaaaacaGCCAGTGTCTTCTTCAGGCCCTGCCAATAGCTCAGGGACAGCAAACACAGCTGGACCTTCGCCTAGTTCTGCACCTTCAACACCATCAACACACACTCCTGGAGATGTGATTTCAATGCCTGCAATGCCTCATAGTGGCAGTTCTTCCAAGCCTTTGATGATGTTTGGTGCTGAGGGTGCTGGTACACTTGCATCACCTTCAAATCAATTG TGGGATGATAAAGATCTTGAATTGCAGGCTGAAATGGATCGATTTGTGGAGGATGGATCTCTTGATGATAACGTCGAGTCTTTTTTATCCCATGATGATACGGATCCTAGAGATGCCGTTGGCCGATGTATGGATGTAACTAAAG GTTTCACATTTATGGAAGTAAATTCTGTTCGAGCAAGCAGTAGCAAAGTTACTTGCTGCCATTTCTCGTCAGACGGAAAGTTACTAGCTACTGGTGGCCATGATAAAAAG GCTGTATTATGGTACACGGACACTTTGAAGCTGAAGTCTACGCTTGAAGAACATTCATGTTTAATTACTGATGTTCGTTTCAGCCCAAGCATGTCACGCCTTGCAACATCTTCATTTGACAAAACTGTCAGAGTCTGGGAAGCTGACAGT CCTGGTTATTCGCTTCGTACATTTGGGGGCCATTCTGGTAACGTTATGTCACTTGACTTCCATCCAACTAAGGATGACCTTATCTGCTCTTGTGATGGTGATGGTGAAATACGATACTGGAGTATCAACAACGGGAGCTGTGCAAGAGCTTTCAAG GGTGGTACGGCCCCTGGTACAGCCCAATTGAGATTTCAACCTCGCCTCGGAAAATATCTTGCTGCAGCTGCTGAGAATGTTGTATCTATACTGGACACCGAGACTCAAACTTGCCGGCACTCTTTACAG CAGGGACATACTAAACTGATCCATTCTGTATGCTGGGACCCTTCAGGTGAGCTTCTAGCATCCGTTAGTGAGGACTCTGTTCGAGTTTGGTCCTTTGCGTCAGGCAGTGAAGGGGAATGTGTTCACGAATTGAGCTGTAATGGCAACAAGTTCCACTCTTGTGTTTTCCATCCTTCGTTTCAATCACTGCTCGTTATTGGCTGTTACCAG TCTTTGGAGCTATGGAATATGTCGGAGAATAAGACCATGACATTGTCGGCTCATGAAGGACTCATTGCTGCATTGGCTGTATCACCAGTGACAAGGTTGGTTTCTTCCGCAAGTCATGACAAGTTCGTTAAACTGTGGAAGTGA